The Silene latifolia isolate original U9 population chromosome 4, ASM4854445v1, whole genome shotgun sequence region AGACGGGTGTACGGTCTTAaacttaatacggattaaatagtATAAATAAGTTAAAATCAGAATATATAACGAAAACAAGGGATTTGCATTAAAGTTTAGGTGAGATGATATTTAACCTGTTTTATTATTAAGACTGATACCTCCATTTTTTAAAGAAGACTAACTAATCACATTAGCGTGTCCACAGACAACTCAAAGTTTGTACCCATTTGTTTGCTATTATCAACAATTATTCCCTCAACATGATAATATTTTTTAAACGATGCACATAATATAAAATCGATTTGTCATAGGTAAAAGTGATTTTATTTGATATTTTATGTCTGAATTCGAGTACATTATTTGGTCTTTCTAACCACCAATAGTTGATATTGATATGAATCATATGATGCCTTTCACGGTTTCACCGAGGAATCGTCTCTCACTAAATTATTGAAAAATCATATTTATCGTAGCTTTTTATGTACGTTTCGTACTCTTTTGATTGAAATTGAACGTAGCTAAAACAATAACAAAGAGTTTAATTTTAAAGATCAATATTCCAATTTTTAAAAATATCACACAAAACATGACTTTTGAGTAAATGACCAAGAGACTTATTCGAATTGATCAAATCCAATATGGTTTAACCACGTTCAAGATATGTAAGACATAAACTCGTTGTCAGACTCAAGAGCAGTCATAATATCAGATAATAGACATACTTGTACATCCACACTTCCACCACCTTCACGTCCCGGATCAACTACAATCCTCCCATTCATCCAAGTAGAATACCCGGTTCGAGTCGTAACCGCTCGACCGAGCCCAAACTCAGGCCCATAAGTATCAAATCTCATTGATCCAGAGAAAATAAGTGGTGGGTTGGTACCAAAGAAATTACGAAGTTTCATTAGTGGGGCCACATCTGGTGACTCGGAACGGGCCTTCAAATTAGCCATATTTGATTTTTCATCAAAGCCCATAACTCCTTGGTGGAGGAACATAGCGGCCCAAGATAGCCCATTTTTCATCAAGTTATCCATTTTGGATGTTACCCTTATTAGATGAACAAAGTTCCCAAAGTGGGTATTGGGTAGAGGCGGGTCGTATTTGGGTCGGGTATCTGCACTCAACCAACAATTCATATCCGAGTCACTCGGTAAATTCCGCGCCCGGGCGACAGATAACCACATAAATGCGGCTAGAGCCTGAAAAGAGGAAATTGcgtgattgttattgttattgttatttttccTGGCTTGGTCCTTGAGCTTAGCTATGACGTCGGCGCTAAAATGGAAGACACGTACTCTTAATTGAGGATCCACATCAAAACGGGTTACGTACTCAGTCGGATCCAAATAAGGGAGTTTAAGAACAGGCCCATATCCATCAGCAAACACGGCCTTGAAAATGGGCTTCTCATTTTCATCCCCTCGGCCCATAAATATTTTAGACAAGGCCGTAATAAAGTGCCATAACGAGGTACCATCCCCTAAACAATGGTTCATGGTAAACCCGATAAACACTCCATCAACAAGATCCGTTACTTGAACGGATAAAAGTGGTCTTGTATGACCATCATGGTTGACTACTTTCAGTTCACCCATATCGAAGAAAGACCATATAAACCGAGAACTACTTTCATAACACGTGACAATGTCCGATACTGTCACTCCTTCTATGCCACTAGCATGAATGAGTGTAGCACCAGGACCTTTGTTAGGGTCTACATAGACCCACGAAGCGTGATCATCCTCGTACTTAATTGTCGAAAGACGACCAGCTAACGGGTAAAAGTCGACAAGGGCTATCGACATGGACTCCTTTAGATTATCTATTAGAAAGTTAATTGATGATAATGAAGGTGGTTTAGCATAGAGGAGACCTCTATCCATATAACGTGTAGACAATTGAAATAAATCATGTGTTGATAAGTAGTGAGGTTGATTTGATTGTTTGacattgtattttggtttgatgAAATACTCTGAAATTTTTTTCAACTTTGGATTATTTTCACTAGACATTGTTTTATTTAAGCTTTG contains the following coding sequences:
- the LOC141653899 gene encoding putative acetyltransferase At3g50280, encoding MDRGLLYAKPPSLSSINFLIDNLKESMSIALVDFYPLAGRLSTIKYEDDHASWVYVDPNKGPGATLIHASGIEGVTVSDIVTCYESSSRFIWSFFDMGELKVVNHDGHTRPLLSVQVTDLVDGVFIGFTMNHCLGDGTSLWHFITALSKIFMGRGDENEKPIFKAVFADGYGPVLKLPYLDPTEYVTRFDVDPQLRVRVFHFSADVIAKLKDQARKNNNNNNNHAISSFQALAAFMWLSVARARNLPSDSDMNCWLSADTRPKYDPPLPNTHFGNFVHLIRVTSKMDNLMKNGLSWAAMFLHQGVMGFDEKSNMANLKARSESPDVAPLMKLRNFFGTNPPLIFSGSMRFDTYGPEFGLGRAVTTRTGYSTWMNGRIVVDPGREGGGSVDVQVCLLSDIMTALESDNEFMSYIS